The Deltaproteobacteria bacterium DNA window CTATCTGTTCCCGGGGGATAAAAGGGGGGAACGTAGGTCCTAAAACAACTTATCGGATGTTGTTAGTGGCTCCTCTCAATTGGTTGGTAAAGTCGTCTGAGAACCAACGTTATATATCAGAGTATTAGAGGGGTATAGGAGTAATAATAGCACAGAAAAAATTTATTTACTATCTAGCCAAAAAGAAACCTCCTGGTAAGATGTGAGTGGAAGAAGCTATATCAGACTGAGGGAGTTTCGTCAATTAAAGAAAGAGATTCGAGGATCGAGGGAACATCTGATTGTGGGGATTGATGTGGCTAAGGAGCGGCACAATGCCTTTTTTGGCACGGCCACGGGAAAGACGCTTTTGAGGCGGTTGGTCTTTGAGAACACCAGGGAGGGGTTTGAGAGAGTGCTTATTCAGGTAGAGGCAATCAAGGTACAGCATGGTCTCAGGAAGGCAGTGTTTGGGTTAGAGCCCACGGCCAACTACCATAAGCCCTTGGGGGAGCATCTCATCAAGGGTGGTCATCAGGTGGTATTAGTTTCTGGCAATGCGGTGAAGCGTAATCGGGAGTTGCTGGATGGTCGCTGGGACAAGCATGATGTAAAGGATTCGGCCAATGTGGCGGATTTGGTCTCTCAGGGCAAGTGTCTCTTTTACGAATATCCATCTATGGCGTTGCGGGATTTGAGGAATTTGTTATCGTTAAAGAGGCGCTTGAAGAGGCAGGAGCATGGGTATCGGGTACGCATCAGGAATCATCTTGTGGCGCAGTATTTTCCGGAGTTAGATGGATGGTATGGTCGCTCATCATCTGAGGGTTTGGCTATTGTGAGGTGGTGTTTAGATCCATCAGTCATTGCTGGGTTAGGGTTTGATGAGTTTGTTCGTCTTGTTACTGTTTATAACAGGGGGATACGACAGCGACGGCGGTTGTGGGCTATTTGGGAAAGTGCGGCTGCCT harbors:
- a CDS encoding IS110 family transposase — encoded protein: MSGRSYIRLREFRQLKKEIRGSREHLIVGIDVAKERHNAFFGTATGKTLLRRLVFENTREGFERVLIQVEAIKVQHGLRKAVFGLEPTANYHKPLGEHLIKGGHQVVLVSGNAVKRNRELLDGRWDKHDVKDSANVADLVSQGKCLFYEYPSMALRDLRNLLSLKRRLKRQEHGYRVRIRNHLVAQYFPELDGWYGRSSSEGLAIVRWCLDPSVIAGLGFDEFVRLVTVYNRGIRQRRRLWAIWESAAASVGCEGGEVVGFEAKMMVEGLRHIQETIRATEDKIKGICYQFPEYPYLLTIPGFGPDVSSKVLGALGNPFRFDSAQQVLKMAGFDLSADRSGKRSDAAVPVISKKGKPDLRYALYQAALIASVKNRDFIIYYTNKLRGRERERGIKTKMRVKLAAKLLVIAWTLMKKKEPFDPEHLNKE